In Primulina eburnea isolate SZY01 chromosome 3, ASM2296580v1, whole genome shotgun sequence, one DNA window encodes the following:
- the LOC140827576 gene encoding LOW QUALITY PROTEIN: protein S-acyltransferase 21-like (The sequence of the model RefSeq protein was modified relative to this genomic sequence to represent the inferred CDS: deleted 2 bases in 1 codon) codes for MARRHGWQLPAHSFQVVAITVFFLLSVAFFAFFAPFLGKDIYEYLATGIYSFLALCVFILYARCTAIDPADPGILIAADKTSAYGSHYGTELTSNLSTAEELSKVGHKNEGKSYTKDKGCCAILGGCLCGCLVKEDCRKDEGYLQEENDEEDALFCTLCNAEVRKFSKHCRSCDKCVDGFDHHCRWLNNCVGRKNYFTFVCLMAASLVWLVFGCAAGILVLVRCFVDRKATENQIINRLGDGFSRPPFATVVAICTALSFLATVPLGELFFFHIILIRKGLTTYEYVVAMRTRSEPPELSQDGGDQQSLPSSPTSSAVTAISGRSSVGKGLQYRGAWCTPPRIFMDHQDEIIHHLEPGRLPSTVDPDSPQSERGKRGLHRPIRISAWKLAKLDSNEAVKAGAKARASSSILLPVNSKHHRYDADHLSSATVSGKSSPISTRQGYYEASNKAGMSRLSSSKGSYPPSGASRDDMDTCCPSVSNLSSPLASNLAPSPLVERASNLDHFNPIYQSSTSQSPLSARTIQENVVARAPLRNSNVNLVENSKSSVYWDPELGRFVSATTRNVGSSSQGPTTELTYTGQSIFFGGPLANKPMNQGTRTGSSNSTTAPKEGTISSYYQQGRSQRGGQLPVFVPSDSQQNKFSS; via the exons ATGGCTAGGCGACATGGGTGGCAGCTGCCTGCTCACTCCTTTCAG GTTGTGGCTATAACAGTATTTTTCCTGTTATCTGTTGCATTCTTTGCATTCTTTGCTCCTTTTTTAGGAAAGGACATCTATGAGTACCTAGCCACAGGCATTTATTCCTTCCTG GCACTTTGTGTATTCATACTTTATGCAAGATGCACTGCTATCGATCCTGCTGATCCCGGAATTCTTATTGCTGCTGACAAGACATCAGCTTACGGATCACACTATGGAACAGAGTTGACTA GTAATTTGTCTACGGCTGAGGAGCTGAGTAAGGTAGGACATAAAAATGAAGGAAAATCTTACACAAAAGATAAAGGTTGCTGTGCAATACTTGGGGGTTGCCTCTGTGGTTGTCTTGTGAAGGAGGACTGTCGCAAGGATGAAGGCTATCTACAGGAAGAAAATGATGAGGAGGATGCTTTGTTCTGCACATTGTGCAATGCTGAG GTGCGCAAGTTCAGTAAACACTGCAGAAGCTGTGACAAATGTGTCGATGGATTTGATCATCATTGCCGC TGGCTGAATAATTGTGTGGGTAGAAAGAACTACTTCACATTTGTGTGTCTGATGGCTGCAAGCCTTGTCTGG CTTGTGTTTGGATGTGCTGCAGGCATCCTTGTCCTTGTCCGTTGTTTCGTTGATCGAAAAGCTACTGAAAATCAAATTATCAACAGGCTCGGGGATGGATTTTCTCGCCCACCATTTGCAACTGTAGTG GCGATATGTACAgctctttcttttcttgctaCTGTGCCTTTGGGAGAGTTGTTCTTTTTCCATATCATTCTTATCCGAAAG GGCCTCACAACATATGAGTACGTCGTTGCTATGAGGACACGAAGTGAACCTCCTGAGCTTTCCCAAGACGGAGGAGATCAACAAAGTCTGCCTTCTTCACCAACTAGTTCTGCTGTGACTGCCATTAGTGGAAGAAGCTCGGTTGGAAAGGGCTTGCAGTATAGAGGCGCTTGGTGTACACCACCTAGAATATTTATGGATCATCAG GATGAAATTATTCATCATCTTGAGCCAGGACGGTTACCTTCCACAGTTGATCCTGATTCTCCACAATCCGAGAGGGGTAAAAGAGGTTTGCATCGTCCCATCAGAATCAGTGCATGGAAACTCGCAAAACTGGACTCAAACGAGGCAGTTAAAGCCGGTGCTAAGGCCAGAGCTTCATCATCCATTTTGCTCCCAGTAAACTCAAAACATCATCGTTATGATGCTGATCATTTATCTAGTGCCACAGTGAGCGGTAAAAGCAGCCCAATTAGCACAAGGCAAGGATATTACGAGGCAAGTAATAAAGCCGGGATGTCAAGGTTATCTTCATCCAAGGGCTCTTATCCCCCGAGTGGAGCCAGCAGGGATGACATGGATACATGCTGTCCTAGTGTCAGTAACTTGAGCAGCCCCCTTGCCTCGAATCTTGCTCCATCTCCACTGGTCGAGCGTGCTTCGAACCTAGACCATTTTAACCCCATCTATCAGTCTTCCACTTCTCAGTCCCCTCTGTCGGCTAGAACTATTCAAGAAAACGTAGTAGCACGAGCTCCTTTGAGGAACAGCAATGTAAATCTTGTGGAAAACTCGAAATCCTCGGTATACTGGGACCCAGAATTGGGACGTTTCGTCTCTGCTACAACACGTAATGTCGGTTCTTCCTCCCAAGGTCCCACAACAGAGCTTACTTACACCGGTCAGTCTATATTCTTCGGTGGTCCACTAGCGAACAAACCGATGAATCAAGGGACGAGGACTGGAAGCTCGAATTCGACGACTGCCCCCAAAGAG GGTACTATCTCGAGTTACTATCAGCAGGGTAGATCTCAGCGGGGTGGCCAGCTTCCTGTATTTGTCCCGAGTGATTCTCAGCAAAACAAATTTTCTTCTTGA
- the LOC140827574 gene encoding spliceosome-associated protein 130 A, translated as MYLYSLTLQQATGIICAINGSFSGGKSQEIVVARGKVLDMLRPDDNGKLQSLLSVEIFGAIRSLAQFRLTGAQKDYIVVGSDSGRIVILEYNKEKNTFDKIHQETFGKSGCRRIVPGQYVAIDPKGRAVMIGACEKQKLVYVLNRDTVARLTISSPLEAHKSHTICYSICGVDCGFENPIFAAIELDYSEADQDPTGQAASEAQKNLTFYELDLGLNHVSRKWSEQVDNGANMLVTVPGGGDGPSGVLVCAENFVIYKNQGHPDVRAVIPRREDLPAERGVLIVSAAMHKQKSMFFFLLQTEYGDMFKVTLDHENDRVKELKIKYFDTIPVTSSLCVLKSGFLFAASEFGNHALYQFQAIGDDPDVEASSATLMETEEGFQPVFFQPRKLKNLLRIDQIESLMPIMDMKVNNLFEEETPQIFSLCGRGPRSSLRVLRPGLAISEMAVSQLPGVPSAVWTVKKNVTDEFDAYIVVSFANATLVLSIGETVEEVSDSGFLDTTPSLAVSLIGDDSLMQVHPSGIRHIREDGRINEWRTPGKRTIVKVGSNRLQVVIALSGGEIIYFEVDMTGQLMEVEKHEMSGDVACLDISPIPEGRQRSRFLAVGSYDNTIRILSLDPDDCMQILSLQSVSSPPESLLFLEVQASTGGDDGADHPASLFLNAGLQNGVLFRTVVDMVTGQLSDARSRFLGLRAPKLFSIIVKGRRAMLCLSSRPWLGYIHQGHFLLTPLSYETLEYAASFSSDQCAEGVVAVAGDALRIFTVERLGESFNETAIPLRYTPRKFVVQPKRKLLVIIESDQGAFTAEEREAAKKESFESSGVGENGNIEQMENGDDEENSDPLSDEQYGYPKAESGKWVSCIRVLDPRSALTTCLLELQNNEAAFSMCSVNFHDKEYGTLLAVGTAKGLQFWPKRSFEAGYIHIYRLKEDGKVLELLHKTQVDGVPLALCQFQGRLLAGIGPVLRLYDLGKRRLLRKCENKLFPNTITSIQTYRDRIYVGDMQESFHYCKYRRDENQLYVFADDTVPRWLTAAQHIDFDTVAGADKFGNIYFVRLPQDVSDEIEEDPTGGKIKWEQGKLNGAPNKVEEIVQFHVGDVVTCLQKASLIPGGGECIIYGTVMGGLGAFLPFTSRDDVDFFSHLEMHMRQEHPPLCGRDHIAYRSSYFPVKDVIDGDLCEQFPTLPMDMQRKIADELDRTPGEILKKLEEIRNKII; from the exons ATGTACCTGTACAGCCTAACCCTTCAACAAGCTACAGGAATAATCTGTGCCATCAATGGAAGCTTCTCTGGAGGGAAATCACAAGAAATTGTTGTGGCGCGTGGGAAAGTACTCGACATGCTGCGGCCTGACGACAATGGTAAGCTACAGTCTCTTCTATCTGTTGAAATTTTTGGCGCTATTCGCTCTTTAGCTCAGTTTCGCCTCACTGGAGCGCAAAAAGATTATATTGTCGTTGGCTCTGATTCTGGTCGCATCGTAATCCTTGAATACAACAAAGAGAAGAACacatttgataaaatccatcaaGAAACTTTTGGAAAGTCTGGGTGCCGTAGAATTGTCCCGGGTCAGTATGTGGCCATTGACCCTAAAGGCAGAGCTGTAATGATTGGTGCTTGCGAGAAGCAGAAGcttgtttatgttttgaatAGGGACACAGTAGCTAGATTGACTATCTCATCGCCTCTTGAGGCGCATAAGAGCCACACTATTTGTTATTCCATTTGTGGGGTGGATTGTGGGTTCGAAAACCCAATTTTTGCTGCTATAGAATTGGACTATTCCGAGGCTGACCAGGACCCCACAGGTCAAGCGGCCAGCGAAGCGCAAAAGAATTTGACCTTTTATGAATTGGATTTGGGTCTTAACCATGTTTCGAGGAAATGGTCTGAACAGGTTGATAATGGTGCTAATATGCTTGTCACAGTGCCTGGTGGTGGGGATGGGCCGAGTGGTGTTCTTGTGTGTGCAGAAAATTTTGTCATATATAAGAATCAAGGGCATCCAGATGTCCGAGCAGTGATTCCGAGGCGTGAGGACTTACCGGCTGAGCGTGGGGTTTTGATTGTCTCGGCTGCTATGCATAAGCAGAAATCCATGTTTTTCTTCCTCTTGCAAACGGAGTATGGGGATATGTTTAAAGTGACATTGGACCATGAGAATGATAGagtgaaagagttgaagataaaatattttgatactATTCCTGTCACATCATCTTTGTGCGTCTTGAAGTCAGGGTTTCTATTTGCTGCATCTGAGTTTGGAAACCATGCCTTGTATCAGTTTCAGGCGATAGGAGATGATCCAGATGTGGAGGCCTCATCAGCTACACTgatggaaacagaagaaggttTCCAGCCTGTGTTTTTCCAGCCTAGAAAACTGAAGAATCTACTCAGGATAGACCAAATTGAGTCTCTGATGCCAATTATGGATATGAAAGTCAATAATCTATTTGAGGAAGAAACTCCTCAGATATTTTCACTTTGTGGGCGGGGTCCTCGTTCATCACTCCGTGTGTTGAGACCTGGTTTGGCTATTAGTGAAATGGCAGTATCACAGTTACCTGGTGTTCCAAGTGCTGTCTGGACTGTCAAAAAGAATGTCACCGATGAATTTGATGCCTATATTGTTGTTTCTTTTGCAAATGCCACTCTTGTGCTTTCCATTGGTGAGACTGTTGAAGAAGTAAGCGACAGTGGGTTTCTTGATACAACGCCTTCTCTTGCTGTTTCTTTGATTGGCGATGATTCTTTGATGCAAGTGCATCCCAGTGGTATTAGGCATATCAGGGAAGATGGGCGTATTAATGAGTGGAGAACTCCAGGAAAGAGAACAATTGTTAAGGTTGGGTCTAACAGACTTCAGGTTGTCATTGCACTGAGTGGAGGggaaattatatattttgaagttGATATGACTGGTCAGTTGATGGAGGTTGAGAAGCATGAAATGTCAGGAGATGTTGCCTGTTTGGATATTTCTCCTATCCCTGAGGGAAGACAGAGATCACGCTTTCTTGCTGTTGGATCTTATGATAACACTATTCGAATTTTGTCTTTGGATCCTGACGACTGTATGCAAATACTAAGTCTGCAAAGTGTTTCTTCACCTCCGGAATCTCTCCTTTTTCTTGAAGTTCAGGCTTCTACTGGAGGTGATGATGGGGCTGACCACCCTGCAAGCCTCTTTTTGAATGCTGGTCTACAAAATGGGGTTTTATTCAGGACAGTAGTAGATATGGTGACTGGACAGCTATCAGATGCCCGATCTCGGTTTTTAGGACTCAGAGCACCAAAGCTGTTTTCTATTATTGTGAAAGGACGGAGAGCTATGCTTTGCTTGTCAAGTAGACCTTGGCTTGGTTATATACACCAAGGACATTTCCTTCTCACACCATTGTCATATGAGACTCTCGAATACGCTGCTTCATTTTCATCAGATCAGTGTGCGGAAGGTGTTGTTGCTGTTGCTGGGGATGCATTAAGGATTTTTACTGTTGAAAGACTTGGAGAATCTTTTAATGAGACAGCTATACCTTTGAGGTATACTCCTAGGAAATTTGTAGTTCAACCCAAGAGGAAGCTGTTGGTAATAATTGAGAGCGATCAGGGAGCATTCACTGCAGAAGAGCGTGAAGCTGCAAAAAAGGAGTCCTTTGAGTCTTCCGGAGTGGGGGAAAATGGAAACATTGAGCAGATGGAGAATGGTGATGATGAGGAGAACAGTGATCCGCTTTCTGATGAGCAGTATGGTTATCCAAAGGCGGAGTCTGGAAAGTGGGTTTCTTGCATTAGAGTTCTGGATCCTAGGTCAGCTTTAACAACCTGTCTGCTAGAGCTTCAGAATAATGAAGCTGCATTCAGCATGTGCTCTGTGAATTTCCACGATAAGGAGTATGGAACACTTTTGGCTGTTGGAACAGCTAAAGGTCTTCAATTTTGGCCCAAACGATCCTTTGAGGCTGGATATATTCACATATATAGGCTTAAAGAAGATGGAAAAGTCCTTGAGCTTTTGCACAAGACACAAGTGGACGGTGTACCTCTCGCATTATGCCAATTCCAAGGAAGATTGCTTGCTGGGATTGGTCCTGTGCTTAGATTGTATGATTTGGGGAAAAGGAGGTTGCTTAGAAAGTGTGAGAATAAATTGTTCCCCAACACAATCACTTCCATCCAAACCTATCGGGATCGAATTTATGTCGGGGACATGCAAGAg TCATTTCACTACTGCAAGTACAGACGTGATGAAAATCAGTTATATGTATTTGCTGATGACACTGTTCCAAGATGGCTTACTGCTGCTCAGCATATCGACTTCGACACTGTGGCTGGTGCAGATAAATTTGGAAATATATACTTTGTCCGATTGCCCCAGGATGTGTCAGATGAGATTGAAGAAGACCCCACTGGTGGTAAGATAAAGTGGGAGCAGGGGAAGTTGAATGGAGCACCGAACAAAGTAGAGGAAATAGTTCAATTTCATGTTGGTGATGTGGTCACTTGCTTGCAGAAAGCATCTCTGATTCCTGGAGGTGGAGAGTGCATCATCTATGGGACTGTAATGGGTGGTTTGGGGGCATTCCTTCCATTTACTTCACGTGATGATGTTGACTTCTTCTCTCATCTGGAGATGCACATGCGGCAGGAGCACCCACCTTTGTGTGGCAGAGACCATATTGCCTACAGATCATCTTATTTTCCCGTGAAG GATGTTATAGACGGAGATTTGTGCGAACAATTTCCAACCTTGCCCATGGATATGCAACGTAAAATTGCTGATGAGCTGGATAGAACTCCGGGGGAGATTTTAAAGAAACTGGAAGAAATAAGAAATAAAATCATCTGA